In Agrobacterium sp. RAC06, a single window of DNA contains:
- the trpS gene encoding tryptophan--tRNA ligase, translated as MTEFKPLVFSGVQPTGNLHLGNYLGAIRKFVALQENNDCIYCVVDLHALTAQLVHEDMATQIRSITAAFLAAGIDPKKHIVFNQSQVPQHAELAWIFNCVARIGWMNRMTQFKDKAGKDREQASLGLYAYPSLMAADILVYRATHVPVGEDQKQHLELARDIAMKFNLDFHDKIKPTGLGIDIKVGEEPVHAYFPMVEPLIDGPAPRVMSLKDGTKKMSKSDPSDLSRINLMDDQDAISKKIRKAKTDPDALPSEVDGLKGRPEADNLVGIFAALADRSKADVLSEFGGQQFSVFKPALIDLAVAALGPINAEMRRLMEDPGHIDAVLRDGGERARTRAEKTMNEVRDIIGFVR; from the coding sequence ATGACTGAGTTCAAGCCGCTGGTTTTCTCCGGCGTTCAGCCGACCGGCAATCTCCATCTCGGAAACTACCTCGGTGCCATCAGAAAGTTCGTCGCGCTCCAGGAAAACAACGACTGCATCTACTGCGTCGTCGACCTGCATGCGCTGACGGCCCAGCTCGTCCACGAGGACATGGCGACCCAGATCCGCTCGATCACCGCGGCTTTCCTCGCCGCCGGCATCGACCCGAAGAAGCACATCGTCTTCAACCAGTCCCAGGTGCCGCAGCACGCGGAACTGGCCTGGATCTTCAACTGCGTCGCCCGGATCGGCTGGATGAACCGGATGACCCAGTTCAAGGACAAGGCGGGCAAGGACCGCGAGCAGGCCTCGCTCGGCCTCTATGCCTATCCGAGCCTGATGGCCGCAGATATACTCGTCTACCGCGCGACCCATGTGCCTGTTGGTGAAGACCAGAAGCAGCATCTGGAGCTCGCCCGCGACATCGCCATGAAGTTCAACCTGGACTTCCATGACAAGATCAAGCCGACGGGCCTCGGCATCGACATCAAGGTTGGCGAAGAGCCGGTACATGCTTACTTCCCGATGGTGGAGCCGTTGATCGATGGCCCGGCGCCCCGTGTCATGAGCCTCAAGGACGGCACCAAGAAGATGTCGAAGTCGGATCCATCAGACCTTTCGCGCATCAACCTGATGGACGACCAGGACGCCATCTCGAAGAAGATCCGCAAGGCCAAGACCGACCCGGATGCCTTGCCGAGCGAAGTCGATGGCCTCAAGGGTCGCCCTGAGGCCGACAACCTCGTCGGCATCTTCGCAGCGCTCGCGGACCGCTCCAAAGCGGATGTTCTTTCGGAGTTCGGCGGCCAGCAGTTCTCCGTCTTCAAGCCGGCACTGATCGATTTGGCGGTCGCGGCACTGGGCCCGATCAATGCCGAGATGCGTCGTCTCATGGAAGACCCCGGTCACATTGATGCGGTCCTCCGGGACGGCGGCGAGCGTGCCCGCACCCGCGCCGAAAAGACCATGAACGAAGTCCGCGACATCATCGGCTTCGTGCGATAA
- the murJ gene encoding murein biosynthesis integral membrane protein MurJ translates to MSLVKKFMTVGGATLGSRIFGFARETLMAAALGTGPVADVFYAAFRFPNLFRRLFAEGAFNAAFVPLFAKEIEENGIDGAKRFSEEVFGVLFSVLLILTIGMQLSMPLLVQWIIAPGFADDPEKFNLTVRLAIVMFPYLMCMSLTAMLSGMLNSLHHFFAAAIAPVFLNVLMIGALGWALWTGADPAATAWALSWSVLGAGLLQMAVVYLGVRHAGIRIGFKHPRFTPNVKRLLVLAVPAAITGGITQINQLIGQAIASTKEGAISALQYADRIYQLPLGVVGVAVGVVLLPELARALKGGHMNEAKGLQNRSIEFVLFLTLPAAAAIWVLSDEIIRVLYERGAFSEQNTAVVASILAIYGIGLPGFVLIKALQPGYYAREDTKTPMRFTIVSVALNTGLAITLFPIFEESGIAMAEAAAGWTNTILLFSVLLWRGHLVFEWSLLTRTLRLIIASAIMAGLLVYLSDRWAAWLSPSSPLFDQLLALGGLIAIAMPVYFGIALLIGGADWRLVRRSLQRRKKTAGEAATTSPDPGQQ, encoded by the coding sequence ATGAGCCTCGTCAAGAAATTCATGACGGTCGGTGGGGCGACGCTCGGCAGCCGCATCTTCGGCTTCGCCCGCGAAACCCTGATGGCCGCGGCACTCGGCACAGGCCCGGTTGCCGACGTCTTCTATGCCGCCTTTCGCTTCCCCAATCTCTTCCGCCGCCTCTTCGCCGAGGGCGCTTTCAACGCTGCCTTCGTGCCGCTCTTCGCCAAGGAGATCGAGGAGAATGGCATTGATGGCGCCAAGCGATTTTCCGAAGAGGTTTTCGGAGTTCTCTTTTCGGTCCTGTTGATCCTGACCATCGGCATGCAGCTGTCCATGCCGCTACTGGTCCAGTGGATCATCGCGCCGGGCTTTGCCGACGATCCGGAAAAGTTCAACCTGACGGTCCGCCTCGCGATCGTCATGTTCCCCTATCTCATGTGCATGTCATTGACGGCCATGCTGAGCGGCATGCTCAACTCGCTGCATCATTTCTTTGCAGCCGCCATCGCGCCCGTATTTCTCAATGTGCTGATGATCGGTGCGCTTGGCTGGGCTCTGTGGACGGGCGCTGATCCCGCTGCGACCGCCTGGGCATTGTCCTGGTCCGTGCTGGGGGCAGGCCTCTTGCAGATGGCCGTGGTCTATCTTGGCGTGCGCCATGCCGGCATCCGCATCGGCTTCAAACATCCGCGTTTTACCCCCAACGTCAAGCGCCTGCTGGTGCTCGCCGTTCCCGCTGCCATCACCGGCGGCATCACCCAGATCAACCAGCTTATCGGCCAGGCGATTGCCTCGACGAAAGAGGGGGCAATCTCCGCCCTGCAATATGCCGACCGCATCTATCAGCTGCCGCTCGGCGTCGTAGGGGTCGCCGTCGGCGTCGTCCTCCTGCCGGAACTCGCGCGTGCGTTGAAGGGCGGTCACATGAACGAGGCGAAGGGGCTGCAGAACCGCTCGATCGAGTTCGTTCTCTTCCTGACGCTGCCGGCCGCTGCCGCAATCTGGGTGCTGTCCGATGAAATCATCCGGGTGCTTTACGAGCGTGGCGCCTTCTCCGAACAGAACACTGCCGTCGTCGCCTCGATCCTTGCGATCTACGGTATAGGCCTGCCGGGCTTCGTGCTGATCAAGGCGCTTCAGCCGGGTTACTACGCCCGCGAAGACACCAAGACGCCGATGCGTTTCACCATAGTGTCGGTCGCGCTCAACACGGGGCTTGCCATCACGCTCTTCCCGATCTTCGAGGAGAGCGGCATTGCCATGGCCGAGGCTGCCGCCGGCTGGACCAACACCATCCTGTTGTTTTCGGTGCTGCTATGGCGGGGCCACCTCGTTTTCGAGTGGTCACTGCTCACGCGCACCCTGCGTCTGATCATCGCCTCCGCCATCATGGCCGGGCTGCTCGTCTACCTCTCCGATCGTTGGGCTGCCTGGCTTTCACCATCAAGCCCGCTCTTCGATCAGTTGCTGGCGCTGGGTGGGCTGATCGCAATCGCCATGCCGGTCTATTTCGGCATCGCCTTACTGATCGGCGGTGCGGACTGGCGCCTGGTCCGTCGCAGCCTCCAGCGCAGGAAGAAAACGGCTGGCGAGGCCGCAACGACCTCACCCGACCCGGGTCAGCAGTAA
- a CDS encoding YcbK family protein: MRTLFRVALGCVLSLCLLSPVEAVEKKKRHFFMKHDTAVAYTLQRVSVKANCFPDELKAILAHIAKKTGKKPVVTSGHRPRSGRSQHSHCFAADIRVPGVPEKKIVAAARSAPGIGGIGRYCNGIVHVDIGPKRTWTYC; the protein is encoded by the coding sequence ATGCGCACTTTGTTTCGCGTCGCGCTCGGCTGCGTTCTTTCGCTCTGTCTCCTCTCCCCCGTCGAGGCCGTGGAGAAGAAGAAGCGACACTTTTTCATGAAGCACGATACTGCTGTCGCTTACACGCTGCAGCGGGTCAGCGTCAAAGCCAACTGCTTTCCCGACGAATTGAAGGCGATCCTGGCCCATATTGCCAAGAAGACCGGCAAGAAGCCGGTCGTAACCTCAGGACATCGCCCGCGCTCCGGCCGCTCGCAGCACAGCCACTGCTTTGCAGCGGACATTCGCGTGCCCGGCGTGCCCGAGAAGAAGATCGTGGCCGCCGCCCGCAGCGCGCCCGGCATCGGCGGCATCGGGCGCTACTGCAACGGCATCGTGCATGTCGATATCGGGCCGAAGCGGACCTGGACTTACTGCTGA
- a CDS encoding VOC family protein yields MSGNSLFLVSLVVDTYDRAKAFYCDGLGFECMEDTQMPDGKRWLVVRPIGSEGASLLLAEASNDAQRAAIGNQAGGCVGFFLKTDDFARDQARFVKAGVVFQEAPRQEVYGTVAVFHDLYGNLWDLIEPAPADPSVSAKVTA; encoded by the coding sequence ATGAGCGGAAACAGCCTCTTTCTCGTCAGTCTGGTCGTGGACACCTATGATCGGGCCAAGGCCTTCTATTGCGATGGCCTCGGCTTCGAGTGCATGGAGGACACCCAAATGCCGGACGGCAAACGCTGGCTGGTGGTCCGTCCAATCGGTTCCGAAGGCGCCTCGCTTCTGCTCGCCGAGGCGTCGAACGATGCCCAGCGTGCCGCGATCGGCAACCAGGCCGGTGGCTGCGTCGGCTTCTTTCTGAAAACGGATGATTTCGCCCGCGACCAGGCACGCTTCGTGAAGGCGGGTGTCGTCTTCCAGGAGGCGCCGCGCCAAGAAGTCTATGGAACCGTCGCCGTCTTCCATGATCTCTACGGCAATCTCTGGGACCTGATCGAGCCGGCGCCAGCCGACCCCTCGGTCTCCGCCAAAGTGACCGCTTGA